In bacterium, a genomic segment contains:
- a CDS encoding Gfo/Idh/MocA family oxidoreductase — MKRGIHCLSEKPIAVSVAAADKFLQAAKKSGVVFAVMYQQRTLPEIRLAKKLIESGRLGKIRRTSLIEPNYRTQAYYDSGRWRATWKGEGGGVLINQAPHGIDLFLLLGGMPDRVTAKVRTRLHN; from the coding sequence AAAAGAGGAATTCACTGTCTTTCTGAGAAACCTATTGCTGTTTCTGTAGCTGCAGCAGATAAATTCCTTCAAGCTGCTAAAAAAAGTGGTGTAGTTTTTGCTGTAATGTATCAACAAAGAACCTTGCCGGAGATAAGATTAGCTAAAAAGCTCATAGAAAGTGGAAGATTAGGAAAAATAAGGCGAACCTCTCTGATTGAGCCAAATTACCGAACTCAGGCTTATTATGATAGTGGCAGATGGCGAGCTACCTGGAAGGGAGAAGGGGGAGGAGTCTTGATAAATCAGGCTCCTCATGGAATTGACCTATTTCTCCTTTTAGGTGGTATGCCTGATAGAGTTACAGCTAAGGTGCGCACACGCCTTCATAATAT